In one window of Verrucomicrobiota bacterium DNA:
- a CDS encoding type II secretion system protein, whose amino-acid sequence MKTQTTSPRPAGFTLIELLVVIAIIAILAGMLLPALSKSKTKAQGIKCMGNLKQLQLAHLLYPDDNADRLTGPGYQNPVEPHAWVSGWLDYSASTRDNTNILDLLDPKRSRFAPYLPSAEVYKC is encoded by the coding sequence ATGAAAACTCAAACCACCTCCCCGCGCCCGGCCGGATTCACCCTGATTGAGCTGCTGGTCGTCATCGCCATCATTGCGATTCTCGCGGGCATGCTTTTGCCGGCTCTCAGCAAGTCGAAGACCAAAGCGCAGGGCATCAAGTGCATGGGCAACTTGAAACAGTTGCAACTCGCCCATTTGCTCTATCCCGACGACAACGCCGACCGGCTGACCGGGCCAGGATATCAAAATCCGGTGGAGCCGCATGCCTGGGTTTCGGGCTGGCTCGATTACAGCGCTTCCACGCGGGACAACACCAACATTCTGGATTTGCTTGACCCGAAGCGTTCGCGATTCGCGCCGTATCTTCCGAGCGCGGAGGTGTATAAATGCC